In Pantoea agglomerans, the genomic stretch TCGGTCGGCGGTGAGGTGATTGAACAGCCGCGTAATGAAACAGAGCGCTGGCTGATGCAGACCGTGGGCCGTCAGGCGCAGCAGGCGGGCATTGCGATGCCGCAGGTCGCTATTTACCATGCGCCCGACATCAACGCCTTCGCCACCGGCGCGCGTCGCGATGCGTCGCTGGTCGCTGTCTCAACCGGGCTGTTGCAGAACATGAGCCGCGACGAAGCGGAAGCGGTGCTGGCGCACGAGATTGCCCACATCGCCAACGGCGACATGGTGACCATGACGCTGATTCAGGGCATCGTGAACACCTTCGTGATCTTTATCTCGCGTATTATCGCGCAGGTGGCGTCGGGCTTCCTTTCCGGCAACCGCGACGGCGAAGAGAGCAGCAACGGCAATCCGCTGGTCTACTTTGCCGTGGCGACGGTGCTGGAGCTGGTGTTCGGCATTCTGGCCAGCATCATCACCATGTGGTTCTCGCGCCACCGTGA encodes the following:
- the htpX gene encoding protease HtpX; translation: MMRIALFLVTNLAVMLVFGLILSLTGIQSSSVQGLMIMAGLFGFGGAFVSLLMSKWMALRSVGGEVIEQPRNETERWLMQTVGRQAQQAGIAMPQVAIYHAPDINAFATGARRDASLVAVSTGLLQNMSRDEAEAVLAHEIAHIANGDMVTMTLIQGIVNTFVIFISRIIAQVASGFLSGNRDGEESSNGNPLVYFAVATVLELVFGILASIITMWFSRHREFHADAGSAKLVGREKMIAALQRLKTSYEPQEPSSMMAFCINGKNKSLSELFMSHPPLDKRIEALRSGQYLK